ACAACTGTTCAACCTGTCGACGCTGTTCCGTAAGAATCTGCTGCTTGGTCTGCTCCGTCAAGATAAACTTCACTGAGACCGGCTGACGAATGCTCAGCATAATTCACGCATCCTTTCTCTATCAACGCGCTCTGTCATGAGTCAATATCAACGACGACGTGGCGCTTTTCGCGGTAGGCTCGAGCACTGACAATATTCCGAATGGATTTGGCGATCCGACCCTGGCGTCCAATCACTTTACCGATATCCGATGGATCCACCGAGATCCGGTACACCGTTGTGTCCCCACGGGATTCTTCGCTGACTTTGACTGCTTCTGGGTGTTCCACGAGGGACCGAGCGAGAAACTCAACCAATTCCTTCATTGGCTGCCCTCCTATGGCCGCGTCTCCGGAAGAATGCCAAACCTCTGTCCTCCCGGAGTTGCAGGCTCATGTCCTGATGCGTTTACTTCTGCAGCTTCAGCTCATGAAACTTCTTCATGAGGCCGGCTTCACGGAACAAATGGCGAACCGTGTCACTTGGTTGTGCACCATTTTGCAGCCACTGCAACGCACGTTCTTCGTTGATA
The Alicyclobacillus curvatus genome window above contains:
- a CDS encoding KH domain-containing protein, translated to MKELVEFLARSLVEHPEAVKVSEESRGDTTVYRISVDPSDIGKVIGRQGRIAKSIRNIVSARAYREKRHVVVDIDS